One stretch of Arachis hypogaea cultivar Tifrunner chromosome 20, arahy.Tifrunner.gnm2.J5K5, whole genome shotgun sequence DNA includes these proteins:
- the LOC112783166 gene encoding uncharacterized protein: MEIKPGLSALVTGGASGIGKGLVLALAEKGVFITIVDYSEERGKEVASLVEKIHTKFHSKLEFPSVMFMKCDVSNSRDLAAAFEKHFLTYGGLDICITSAGIGNPIPFNKDQTDGTRSWRHTINVNLIAVIDSTRLAIKTMEAAKRPGVIINLGSASGLYPMYADPIYSGSKGGVVMFSRSLRLYKRQGIRINVLSPEFVETEMGLKIDPDFIHLMGGFVPMQMVVKGAFELITDEDKAGHCLWITNRRGMEYWPTPAEEAKYLARSSRLRRRSDFKAPAITLPESFEKIVVHTLTHDFRKATRIVRTPLRLPVKPNHVLVKIIYAGVNASDVNFSSGRYFGGKTSDVASRLPFDAGFEAVGIIAAVGDSVTDLKVGMPCGFMTFGGYAEFIMIPAKHALPVARPDPEVVAMLTSGLTASIALEKAGQMESGKVVLVTAAAGGTGQFAVQLAKLAGNTVVATCGGAAKAKLLKELGVDRVIDYRSEDIKSVLMEEFPKGIDIIYESVGGDMLNLCLQALAVHGRLIIIGMISQYQGEKGWTPSNYPGLCDRLLAKSQTVAGFFLVQYSHLWQEHLDKLFNLYSKGNLKVSIDPKRFLGVHSVVDAVEYLHSGKSVGKVVVCVDPTFQKQVAKL, encoded by the exons ATGGAGATCAAACCTGGCTTATCGGCGCTCGTCACCGGAGGTGCCTCTGGAATCG GCAAAGGTCTAGTCCTAGCTCTTGCAGAGAAGGGTGTATTTATTACAATTGTCGATTACTCTGAAGAAAGGGGAAAAGAAGTTGCTTCCCTTGTTGAGAAAATCCACACCAAGTTTCACTCTAAGTTAGAGTTTCCATCAGTCATGTTCATGAAATGCGATGTCAGTAACTCAA GGGATCTAGCTGCAGCATTTGAGAAGCATTTTTTGACCTATGGAGGACTAGACATTTGTATCACCTCCGCAGGGATTGGTAATCCTATACCATTCAATAAGGATCAAACAGATGGCACTCGTAGTTGGAGACACACTATTAATGTCAACCTGATTGCTGTTATTGACAGCACTCGTCTTGCG ATTAAAACCATGGAAGCTGCAAAAAGGCCTGGTGTGATTATCAATTTGGGTTCTGCTTCTGGTCTTTATCCAATGTATGCCGATCCTATCTATTCTGGCTCCAAAG GTGGTGTTGTTATGTTTTCTAGATCACTTCGTCTATACAAACGTCAGGGAATTCGAATCAATGTTCTTTCTCCTGAG TTTGTTGAAACTGAGATGGGTTTAAAGATTGATCCCGATTTTATCCATCTTATGGGGGGATTTGTACCTATGCAAATGGTTGTAAAAG GTGCTTTTGAGCTCATTACGGATGAGGATAAAGCTGGTCATTGCCTATGGATTACAAATCGTCGAGGTATGGAGTACTGGCCAACCCCAGCAGAAGAAGCAAAGTACTTGGCACGCTCCTCACGTTTGAGGAGAAGATCTGATTTCAAAGCACCAGCAATTACACTTCCTGAGAGTTTTGAAAAAAT AGTTGTTCACACCTTAACTCACGACTTTCGGAAAGCTACTAGAATAGTGAGGACACCACTGAGATTACCAGTCAAACCAAATCATGTTCTTGTGAAGATAATTTATGCTGGTGTAAATGCTAGTGAT GTAAATTTTAGCTCAGGCAGGTATTTCGGTGGCAAAACCAGTGATGTTGCTTCTCGTCTTCCATTTGATGCTGGATTTGAG GCTGTAGGAATAATTGCAGCAGTTGGGGATTCTGTCACTGACTTGAAAGTTGGCATGCCTTGTGGGTTCATGACTTTTGGAGGTTATGCTGAATTCATAATG ATTCCTGCAAAGCATGCGCTTCCGGTGGCAAGACCAGATCCAGAAGTTGTTGCAATGCTTACATCAGGATTAACAGCTTCAATTGCTCTAGAAAAG GCAGGGCAAATGGAATCTGGAAAAGTGGTGCTTGTTACTGCTGCAGCAGGTGGAACAGGGCAATTTGCTGTTCAG CTTGCTAAATTAGCTGGAAACACAGTGGTTGCAACTTGTGGAGGTGCAGCAAAGGCTAAGCTTCTGAAAGAATTGGGCGTTGATAGAGTCATCGACTATCGTAGTGAAGATATAAAATCT GTCCTAATGGAAGAGTTCCCGAAAGGTATTGACATCATCTATGAGTCTGTTGGTGGCGACATGTTAAACTTGTGTTTGCAAGCTTTGGCAGTCCATGGGAGACTCATTATTATTGGCATGATTTCTCAG TATCAAGGAGAAAAAGGTTGGACGCCATCAAACTACCCTGGACTGTGTGACAGGCTCTTGGCAAAGAGCCAAACAGTG GCTGGCTTTTTCCTGGTGCAATATAGTCACTTGTGGCAGGAACATCTTGATAAGCTATTTAATCTCTACTCTAAGGGAAATTTGAAG GTTTCTATTGATCCAAAGAGATTTCTAGGCGTGCATTCTGTTGTAGATGCTGTGGAGTATCTCCACTCAGGCAAAAGTGTTGGGAAG GTGGTTGTGTGTGTGGACCCAACCTTCCAGAAGCAAGTGGCCAAATTATGA
- the LOC140183079 gene encoding uncharacterized protein, producing MGATPFIERILRAKLPKGFDKPTDMKYDGTKDPQEHLTTFEARMNLEGAADAVRCRAFPVTLAGPAIKWFNALPNGSIAFFHDVTRKFMAQFTTRITKAKHPISLLGITQKQDESTRKYLDRFNDECLTVDGLTDSVASLCLTNGLMNEDCRKHLTTKPVWTMHEIQNVARDYINDEEVSQVVAANKRQHGNLASRQNPPPRENQRDHPRLTNTSRPPRIGKFSNYTPLTAPITEIYHQIADREDCHHGTSAEDAPFVISARIRTGLVRRILVDTGADSNILFRGAFDKLGLHNDNLQTHRNGVTGLGDNFLKPDDSITLPITIGTSSQKKKILYEFIVLKDSTAYNVILGRKTINDLSAFIFTKYLLMKFRTDDGSVGTIHGDREVAAECDNTSLALRKKSRDAAGVFLADLDARQDGQPRPKHADIHEKNPTKRRSEGTNKIHTE from the exons ATGGGAGCTACACCCTTCATAGAAAGAATCTTAAGAGCAAAACTCCCCAAAGGCTTCGACAAACCTACCGACATGAAATATGATGGAACCAAAGATCCCCAGGAACATCTAACAACCtttgaggccagaatgaacctggAAGGAGCGGCCGATGCGGTCCGATGcagagccttcccggtaaccctgGCAGGACCggcaatcaaatggttcaacgccctcccaaacggatccatAGCCTTTTTTCACGATGTAACACGAAAATTCATGGCCCAATTCACAACCAGAATCACTAAAGCaaaacaccccatcagcttacTGGGGATCACGCAAAAACAAGACGAATCCACAAGGAAATACCTCGAtcgcttcaacgacgaatgcctgACAGTCGACGGACTCACGGACTCCGTCGCAAGCCTTTGCCTAACCAACGGACTCATGAACGAAGATTGTCGAAAACACCTCACCACTAAACCagtatggaccatgcacgagatccagaaTGTCGCCAGAGATTACATCAATgacgaagaagtcagccaggtcgtcgcAGCCAACAAACGGCAACACGGCAACTTGGCTTCTCGCCAAAACCCACCACCCAGAGAAAACCAAAGAGACCACCCCAGACTGACAAACACCAGCCGACCACCAAGAATCGGCAAATTCTCTAACTACACGCCCCTAACGGCACCAATTACTGAGATATATCACCAAATAGCAGACCGAG AGGATTGCCACCACGGCACCTCGGCCGAGGATGCCCCCTTCGTCATCTCGGCAAGAATCAGAACAGGACTAGTGCGAAGGATACTAGTAGACACCGGGGCAGACTCGAACATTCTTTTTCGAGgagccttcgataaactcgggctccacaacgacaacctccaaacacaccgcAACGGCGTCACGGGACTAGGAGACAACTTTCTCAAACCAGATGACTCAATCACACTTCCCATCACCATAGGAACGAGCAGCCAGAAGAAAAAAATCCTATATGAATTCATAGTTCTGAAAGATTCCACAGCCTATAACGTAATCCTCGGAAGGAAAACAATCAATGACTTATCCGCATTCATCTTCACCAAATACCTCCTTATGAAGTTCAGAACTGACGACGGCTCCGTCGGTACCATCCACGGGGACCGAGAAGTCGCTGccgaatgcgacaacaccagcctagccCTAAGAAAAAAGTCCCGAGATGCGGCCGGAGTATTCCTAGCCGATCTGGATGCCCGACAAGACGGCCAACCCAGGCCCAAACACGCGGATATCCATGAAAAGAACCCGACCAAACGACGGTCCGAGGGAACAAATAAAATACACACGGAATAG